A genomic region of Saccopteryx bilineata isolate mSacBil1 chromosome 1, mSacBil1_pri_phased_curated, whole genome shotgun sequence contains the following coding sequences:
- the LOC136319685 gene encoding olfactory receptor 5L1-like, which yields MGEENCTIVTEFILLGLSDVPELKVFLSLLFLLIYGVTFLANLGMISLIHISSRLHTPMYYFLSHLSFVDFCYSTVIVPKMLFNIFSKDKTISFLGCMIQFYMFGTCVITDVFLLAMMAYDRFLAICSPLLYMVTMSRKLQILLVSGCYFCGTVCSLIHLCLALEIPSYSSNVINHFFCDLPPILNLACYDVSLNELMVFIVATFNEIITIVIIFTSYLFILITILRMHSAEGRRKAFSTCASHLTAIIVLQGTILFTYCRPSSGNSVDTDKVASVFYTVVIPMLNPLIYSLRNKDVKEALKKVLGSRLTLRCSVLS from the coding sequence ATGGGGGAGGAGAACTGCACCATTGTGACAGAGTTCATCCTTCTTGGATTATCAGACGTCCCTGAGTTGAaagtctttctctccctgctgtTCCTTCTCATATATGGAGTCACATTTTTGGCTAACCTGGGCATGATCTCACTGATTCACATCAGCTCTCGACTTCACACCCCCATGTACTATTTTCTCAGTCACCTGTCCTTTGTGGATTTCTGCTACTCTACGGTCATTGTGCCAAAGATGCTGTTCAATATCTTCAGCAAGGATAAGACCATCTCCTTCCTCGGATGCATGATACAATTCTACATGTTTGGCACATGTGTAATCACTGATGTGTTTCTGCTGGCCATGATGGCCTATGACCGCTTCTTGGCCATATGTAGCCCACTGCTGTACATGGTGACCATGTCCCGGAAACTCCAAATACTGCTGGTCTCTGGCTGCTACTTCTGTGGGACTGTTTGTTCTCTGATCCACTTGTGTTTAGCTCTTGAGATTCCATCCTACAGCTCAAATGTGATTAACCACTTCTTTTGTGATCTACCCCCGATTCTTAATCTTGCCTGCTATGATGTTTCCTTAAATGAACTCATGGTATTCATTGTGGCCACTTTCAATGAGATCATCACCATTGTGATCATCTTTACCTCCTACTTGTTTATTCTCATCACCATCCTCAGGATGCACTCCGCAGAGGGAAGGCGCAAAGCCTTTTCCACCTGTGCTTCCCACCTCACAGCCATCATTGTCTTACAGGGAACAATCCTTTTCACGTACTGCCGGCCCAGTTCTGGCAACAGCGTGGATACTGACAAGGTGGCTTCAGTGTTTTACACAGTAGTGATCCCCATGCTGAACCCCCTGATCTACAGCTTGAGGAATAAAGATGTGAAAGAAGCTCTCAAGAAAGTGTTGGGGTCCAGATTAACTCTGAGATGCTCTGTTCTTAGCTGA